One window of the Lemur catta isolate mLemCat1 chromosome 6, mLemCat1.pri, whole genome shotgun sequence genome contains the following:
- the AMIGO2 gene encoding amphoterin-induced protein 2 gives MSFRLHTLPTLPGAVRPGCRELLCLLVITVAVSPGAAGLCPTACICATDIVSCTNKNLSKVPGNLFRLIKRLDLSYNRIGLLDAEWIPVPFVKLNTLIIRHNNITSISTGSFSTTPNLKCLDLSSNKLKTVKSAVFQELKVLEVLLLYNNHISYLDPSAFGGLSQLQKLYLSGNFLTQFPMDLYVGRFKLAELMFLDVSYNRIPSMPMHHINLVPGKQLRGIYLHGNPFICDCSLYSLLVFWYRRHFSSVMDFKNDYTCRLWSDSKHSHQVLLLQDSFMNCSDSIINGSFRALGFIHEAQVGERLIVHCDSKTDNANTDFIWVGPDNRLLEPDKEMENFHVFHNGTLVIESPRFEDAGVYSCIAMNRQRLLNETVDVTINVSNFTVSRSHAHEAFNTAFTTLAACVASIILVLLYLYLTPCPCKCKTKRQKNMLNQSNAHSSILSPGPASDASTDERKAGAGKRVVFLEPLKDTAAGQNGKVRLFPSETVIAEGILKSTRGKSDSDSVNSVFSDTPFVASA, from the coding sequence ATGTCTTTTCGCTTACATACACTGCCCACCCTGCCAGGAGCTGTCAGACCCGGCTGCAGGGAGCTGCTGTGTTTGTTGGTGATCACGGTGGCTGTGAGCCCTGGCGCCGCGGGGCTGTGCCCCACCGCCTGCATCTGTGCCACTGACATTGTCAGCTGCACCAACAAAAACCTGTCCAAGGTGCCTGGGAACCTTTTCAGACTGATTAAGAGACTGGATCTGAGTTATAACAGAATTGGTCTTCTGGATGCTGAGTGGATTCCAGTGCCATTTGTAAAGCTGAACACCCTAATTATTCGTCATAACAACATCACTAGCATTTCCACAGGCAGTTTTTCCACAACTCCAAATTTGAAGTGTCTGGACTTATCATCCAATAAGCTGAAGACGGTGAAAAGTGCAGTGTTCCAAGAGTTGAAGGTTCTGGAAGTGCTCCTACTTTACAACAATCACATTTCCTATCTCGATCCTTCAGCATTTGGAGGGCTCTCCCAATTGCAAAAACTCTACCTAAGTGGAAACTTTCTCACACAGTTTCCTATGGATTTGTATGTTGGAAGGTTCAAGCTGGCAGAACTGATGTTTTTAGATGTTTCCTATAACCGGATTCCTTCCATGCCAATGCACCATATAAATTTAGTGCCAGGAAAACAGCTGAGAGGCATCTACCTTCACGGAAACCCATTTATCTGTGACTGTTCCCTGTACTCATTGCTGGTCTTTTGGTATCGTAGGCACTTTAGCTCAGTGATGGATTTTAAGAACGATTACACCTGTCGCCTGTGGTCTGACTCCAAGCACTCCCATCAGGTGCTGCTGCTCCAAGATAGCTTTATGAATTGCTCTGACAGCATCATCAATGGTTCCTTCCGTGCGCTTGGCTTTATTCATGAGGCTCAGGTCGGGGAAAGACTGATTGTCCACTGTGACAGCAAGACTGATAATGCAAATACCGATTTCATCTGGGTCGGTCCAGATAACAGACTGCTGGAGCCagacaaagagatggaaaacTTTCACGTGTTTCACAATGGAACTCTGGTTATAGAAAGCCCTCGTTTTGAGGATGCTGGAGTGTATTCTTGTATTGCAATGAATAGGCAACGCCTGTTAAATGAAACTGTGGATGTCACAATAAATGTGAGCAATTTCACTGTTAGCAGATCCCATGCTCATGAGGCATTTAACACAGCTTTTACCACTCTTGCTGCCTGTGTGGCCAGTATCATTTTGGTACTTTTGTACCTCTATCTGACTCCATGTCCCTGCAAATGTAAAACCAAGAGACAGAAAAACATGCTAAACCAAAGCAATGCCCATTCATCTATTCTCAGTCCTGGCCCTGCTAGTGATGCCTCCACTGATGAACGGAAGGCAGGTGCAGGTAAAAGAGTGGTGTTTTTGGAACCCCTGAAGGATACTGCAGCCGGGCAGAATGGGAAAGTCAGGCTCTTTCCCAGTGAGACGGTTATAGCGGAGGGCATCTTAAAGTCCACAAGGGGGAAATCTGACTCAGATTCAGTCAATTCAGTGTTTTCAGACACACCCTTTGTGGCGTCCGCTTAA